In Pedobacter sp. SL55, the following proteins share a genomic window:
- a CDS encoding phosphoribosyltransferase family protein — MLDSKQIQQKINRIAYQILEDNIEEKEIILAGIWDRGYKLAVRLQKTLQEISDFKITLLRIDLEKQSSKLVAKTDLPENNWKNKVIILVDDVLNSGKTLAYGLGVFLNTPHKKIRTVVLVDRSHKIFPIATDFVGLELATVLKEHVDVIMDVEGEEDRVYLS; from the coding sequence ATTTTAGACAGCAAGCAAATCCAGCAAAAGATCAATAGAATTGCCTATCAGATATTAGAAGATAATATTGAAGAGAAAGAAATTATACTTGCCGGAATTTGGGATAGAGGCTACAAACTGGCTGTACGCTTGCAAAAAACGTTGCAAGAAATTTCAGATTTTAAAATTACCTTGCTGCGCATTGACCTAGAGAAGCAAAGCAGCAAATTAGTGGCAAAAACCGATTTGCCAGAAAACAACTGGAAAAATAAAGTCATTATTTTGGTAGATGATGTTTTAAACAGCGGCAAAACCCTGGCTTATGGTTTAGGAGTATTTTTAAACACACCTCACAAGAAAATTAGAACCGTAGTTTTAGTAGATCGAAGCCATAAAATATTTCCAATTGCCACAGATTTTGTAGGCCTAGAATTGGCCACCGTACTTAAAGAACACGTAGATGTAATTATGGATGTAGAGGGCGAAGAAGATAGGGTTTACTTAAGCTAG